From a single Miscanthus floridulus cultivar M001 chromosome 8, ASM1932011v1, whole genome shotgun sequence genomic region:
- the LOC136470415 gene encoding uncharacterized protein → MTSANLQGLGADAAIGAPDVEPLPSIFGPGADASSSKDEDAGVGDFTMSSSTDAASMGRTQSVKASRLEESEVESDDRVHPIGSPRPMDTDVADATKGILSFAAGSSDTLSGWAEALGQLQVTKKDFDEMKAKAESLDKALAGSKAAEDLALERPWKATKITNNLRKEQLDEAKTLVLAAAEAYTTALAGFGGVTSSLLAEALASGLFTWMSTNFAKLPNFAGKVADFAALSSATNLATALAEGGYEHVEVLKRKKDYKDPTGLGEIPKPISSADLTAAEAARAVRDTEALKARKEAAGESSRAAEARRREEPASKCTPPEVASRGPV, encoded by the exons ATGACGTCCGCTAACCTTCAGGGGTTGGGTGCCGATGCTGCTATTGGTGCCCCTGATGTTGAGCCTCTGCCGTCCATCTTTGGTCCTGGCGCAGATGCATCTAGTTCTAAAGATGAAGATGCAGGTGTGGGTGATTTTACTATGTCCAGTAGCACTGATGCTGCATCTATGGGGCGCACACAGTCTGTGAAGGCTTCTCGCCTAGAGGAGTCTGAAGTGGAGTCGGATGACCGGgtgcatcctatagggtctccaCGCCCTATGGATACTGATGTTGCAGATGCTACTAAAGGCATCTTGAGTTTTG CAGCCGGCTCCTCTGACACTCTAAGTGGGTGGGCGGAGGCACTTGGCCAACTTCAGGTGACCAAAAAGGAttttgatgaaatgaaggctaaGGCAGAGTCCTTGGACAAAGCTTTGGCTGGGTCAAAGGCTGCAGAAGACTTGGCTTTGGAGAGACCATGGAAGGCCACCAAGATTACTAACAATCTCCGCAAG GAGCAACTTGATGAGGCGAAGACATTGGTCTTGGCCGCTGCTGAAGCGTACACCACCGCCCTCGCTGGGTTTGGTGGGGTTACATCTTCTCTTCTAGCTGAGGCTTTAGCCTCTGGCCTGTTTACTTGGATGTCCACCAACTTTGCCAAGCTTCCAAACTTCGCTGGCAAGGTTGCGGATTTTGCTGCACTTTCTAGCGCAACTAATCTTGCCACAGCTTTGGCGGAAGGTGGCTATGAGCATGTTGAGGTGCTTAAGCGAAAGAAGGACTACAAAGACCCGACGGGGCTTGGCGAGATCCCAAAGCCTATTTCTAGCGCT GATTTAACGGCTGCGGAGGCTGCCCGTGCAGTGCGAGATACGGAAGCTCTCAAGGCTAGGAAGGAAGCTGCTGGGGAGTCCTCGCGTGCTGCGGAGGCTCGAAGACGGGAGGAGCCTGCATCCAAGTGTACCCCTCCAGAG GTTGCCTCCAGGGGGCCTGTGTAG